CTTCCTTCGATCAATTGGTAACGCAATCCATTTTCAGATCTTGCATATTCTGCTTCCGCCTGCTCTGGAGTTAATGGTGCCTCACCTACTGTTTGTATCCATTTTTTTAGGAATTCAGAAGGAAGGTCAAATTTTGTATTGCTTAATAAATGCTCTGTTGCATCGTTCAGGAATTTCTGATCTGCCTGTGTTGCGAACTGATTTTCAGCATCTTCCTTGATTTTAGCTTTCAATTCTTCTAAAGAAGCTACATTGCCTTCACCGAATAATTTATCAAACAATTCCTGGTTTAGTTCTGCTTTTTCAGAAGTGTTGATTTCTTCAATTGTAAAGTCTACTTCAACATCCAGTCCGTGAACATCGTCGTGGGATACTTTAAGATAATCCATCAATTTATGATCATCATCAAAAAGACCTTTGGTTTTTAATGTCACTACATCACCTACTTTTTTCCCGATGAATTTTTTAGCTGCCTTTTTGTCTTTAAAAATATCCAGAGTGATATTTGCTTCTGCATTTATCCCTTTTTCTTCATTGGAGAAAACACCTCTGATATCATCTTCCTGCTCTACTGCATCTTTAGAGATCAGTTTTCCAAATTGTTTTTGGATACGGGCTACCTGCTCATCAATAAGTGTATCGTCAGCAACTATCTTATAGTGGGTAATTTTATTTTTAGCATCAAGATCTACTTTGAATTCCGGAGCCAGTCCTAATTCAAACTGAAAGCTGAAGTTCTCAGCATCCCAATTGAAGTTCTCATCAATTTTAGGAAGCGGATTCCCTAATATATCTAATTTTTCCTCAGCAAGGTAACGGTTCAGGGAGGATTGAAGCACTTTGTTTACTTCTTCCAAAAGAACTGTTTTACCATATTGTTTTTGTATCAAACTCATTGGCACAGCCCCTTTTCTAAAACCAGGAATATTCGCTGTCTTAGCATAGGCCTGTAATGCTTTATCTACCTGAGGTGCATAATCTTCTTTTGCAACATTTACTGTAACAACTGCATTTAATGCGTCTATTTGTTCTTTTGTAATATTCATTTTTATTTTTTTTATTGCATAAAATTGGGTTGCAAAATTATAAATTTTTTGCAACCCAACCAAGTTTTTAATTTATTGAATTTCAATGTCATTTTATTGTTTATGGCGCTTACCCAATGGCGCTTATTATTTTTCGTCTGTAACCGAAAAAAGGATGGATTGAAAAACAGAAAGTATCACACTGAATAACAAAGCCGTCAGCCAGCCATTTACATGGAAACCATCAACAAGTTCAGCACATAAAAGTATGATTAGCGCATTGATCACCAGCAGGAAAAGCCCAAAGGTTAAAATTGTTACCGGAAGCGTAAAAAGCACCAGGATCGGCTTTATAAAAATATTGAGCAATCCCAACACTATAGCGACAATGACAGACGTTTTAAAACCATCGACAACAACACCCGGTAAAAAATTAGCCAATACATAGACTAAAACCGCACTGAGCAATATTCTGATAATTAATCTCATAATCTTTGTTTTTAAATTTTATTAAAAATAAAAAAAAGCACTGAATGAACAGTGCTTTTTTAAGTTTATTTTGGATTCGCCTGTATTAATTGCTTGGCAAAATCGTAGCTCCAGGATAATTCCCGGCACTTACTAATGGCAAATGTGCTTTGTAAAAACTATTGATTACTTTAATCACTTCATTCGCAATAACGGCATATCCTCTTGCATTAGGATGCACCCCATCCAAAGAGAACAACACAGTACTCGCAGAAGCCACACTAAAATAGTCACTGGTATAAATCTGGCCATCTTCTACTTTTAATCCGCTGGACAATTGTGCCAAAATGGCATTCATATCTGCTACAGCAAGATTTTTAGAAGCCGCGATTGATTTAATAGCTGCATTATACGCTGCCGTAGCATCAGCTACCGCTTGTTTTTCTGAAGCAATCAGGATGTGCTGATCCTCTAATGGATATGTAATCCCGAATTTTTTCAAATCGTCCGGCACTGCGCCTGGCAAATCAGCAGGTGTTGTCCCGATTACGGTACGTGTAGTCAGCAACACCAAATCATTGGAAGTTGCCTGTCTTGCCTGTCCGTAGGTTGCTCCCAAATAAGCCGCCAATGGCGCTAACTGAGGGATTGTTGCCGCTACAGCAGCAATTTGTGCTCCTTTGTTTTCTAACGTCTCATCTTTAATCAATAAAGGATTAGGCTGAGTTGCAGACAAAAGATTGATTCGGTCTCCCACACCAATAGCTGTGAAAATTTGTTTTAAAGGACCATAAAGATTTGTATTCAGCGCCTGAACAGTACCGGCACCCGTTGGGTCACCTGCGCTGGCCAAAAGAGCCGCTGTGATAGGATTGTAAGGCACAGTTGTAAAAAACGGAATAGAAACTACATCCGGAATCGTTGCTACAACTCCTTTTGCTCCATTAGCTGTAAGTTGCGCTGTTATTGCAGTGTATACTCCGGCAAAAGCCGTTGGATCTGTAATATCATCAGGGCCATAGGAAGTAAAGTCAGGATTTCCCGTCTGATCTACTCCAGTTCCTCCTGAAGTTGCATAAGCCAATACATCATTATTCCCAATCCAGTTGGTAAAGAAAGTTGGTGATTTGGATAAAGCATCTGCTAAAACAGTGGTTGTTGGAGAAGTTGCATGTCGTACAAAATAAGGATTTGCTACACCAGCAAGATTACCATATCCTGGTACCAGCAAGTCAAATGATTTTGCTCCGGGAACTCCCATATTATTATAGGCTTTTGCCTGTAAATTAGAAACCTCAATGGTCGGCAGACCTGCAAGTGGCTCCGGACCTCCGGCTGATGCATCAATAATCAGTCGTGTCGCCCCAATCTGTGTGCCTCCTAAAAGAAGGCCACCACGGTTATTTACGTCATCAGCGTAAGAAGGCTGTGTAAATTCCCCTCCTCCTACAAGACGAAACTGTCCTGCCAGGATATTTGGAAAAGAATACCCCTGACCTACTCTGGAAACGGTTCCGTCCATATAGCCTGAAGTAAGTGAATTTCCTACCGCAACGTACGTACTAAAATTTGCTTCCCCTGCAGAATAAGAACCATCGGTAACATCATTATCGAATTCCGGTTGGCATGACACAACAAAACCAGCAGCCAACAATCCTAAATATATAAATTTATTTTTCATTTGAATATCGTTTTAAAAAATTAGAAACCGTATGTTATCCCTACACCAGGTGAAAATACAGCAGATTTATACGTTCCACCAAAAGATACTTCATTACCGCCTTCCACGAAGTGGTCGTAAGAACTATTCGTTTGTTTGAAATGCAGGTATAATAATGAAAGGTCTACACCGAATCTTTTATTAAACTGGTATGTCATACCAGCAGTATATCCTCTTGAATCATTACGTGGTGTTTCAGGAGCAAAGTAACCAGCCTGAACCGGGCTCTCATCAATATAGTATCCACCGCGAACCACTACTTTATCAGTAGCTTTATACTGTGCACCAAAACGGTATGCATTAGAATCCTTGTAGTTTCTTGGATTTACAGAAGTCCCGACTGCATTATGGAATTGCACGGTAAGGTCTTTGTAAACACCCCATTGTGTTCTGTTATAATCAAAAGCTACTAATAATTTATTGGTAAATTCATAAGACAAACCTACAGTGATTTCTGCCGGTAAAGGAAGATTTGCATCAAATGTTGTATTGGTCAGTGTTCCCTGTGCATAAGCCGGAACATCATTAAAAGTTGCATCTCCACCACGGGCTTCCATAGTAATTTCAGAACGGTAATTAAATCCTATTCTTAAATGATCTGTTGGATTGAACATCAAGCCAGCATTCCATCCCCAGGCGGTAACGCCTTTCGCTTCTATAGATACATCGGTACGATTTCCATTTTCATCCGACATGCTTCGGTCAATATTTTTATTCAGTTTCACATGTCCTGTAACAAAAATAGGCCCTCCGGCAATACTCATCTTATCGTTAATTTTTATCGCTATTGTAGGCTGCACATAAATCGCTTCAAGATCAATATTGTTCACCAAATGTGATCCTTGCCAATCCTGATCCCAATCTACTGCACTTCCATAAGGTGTATATACGGCAAGACCTACAGACAACCAATCGGTCACTTTATAGGTAGCATAAACACTAAAAGGCGTACCTACGTTTTTGGATTCGGCATTCCAGTTATAGGTTTCATTTTGAAATTTAACGTTTGCAAAAAGTGCATTTCCACCAACTGAAACATTAAATTTATTCTCAAGAAAAGATATACCTGCCGGGTTAAAGAACAATGATTCCGCACTATTTACTACTGCCACACCGGTGTGACCCATAGCTAATTGTTTCTGTCCTTGTAAGCTGACACGATATCCACCTGCAAAAACGGACGATGTTGCCAAAGCCATTAATGATAAAGATAACAGTTTTCTCATAATGTTAAAATTTGTTAGTTTTTTAATTTAAAACGATATACCAAAATTAATATAAAATATGAATTACACAATTTTTTTGACTATTATATTATGCGTTCATAATATAATTATTGATTAAATAGGAAATATGAAATTATCATACTCCCATTTTCTTTTGCAAACTGTATTAATTTTAACATTTGCCCCCTATAATCCACCATCAATAGTAAAGCGCTCCATTGATGAAATAAAAAAGCCTGTTACTTTAACAGCAACAGGCTTTTCATACTATACTATCCCAATTTAAACTTAATCGGCCAGTAGATACGCTATGGAATATTCAAAAAATTCTTTTGGATTTTCAGCATGCAGCCAATGTCCTGCATTACTTACTGTTTTTATTTCCATGTTTGGAAAGTGGTATTTAATACCTTCGTAATCTTCATCCAAAATATACCGGGACTTGTCTCCTCTTAGAAACAATGTTGGTTTTTCAAATACGGCATCCTCTGGCAAGGCTTCTCCTATACTATCAATTTTAGCAGTTAATACAGGAAGGTTCATGCGAAAAGCAAGTTTTTCCGGAGTTTCACGATATACATTTTTCATTAAAAACTGACGGGTTCCAAAGTCGGAAACGTATTCTTTCAGGGTCTCTTCAATTTGCCCTCGGTCGGGGCTATTTGAAAAATCGACTGCCTGCAACCCTTCCAGGATATCCTGATGGTGGGGCGGATAATATTTCACTCCAATATCTGCTACAATAAGCTTTTCTACTTTTTCGGGATAGGCAGTCGCAAAAAACATCACTACTTTCCCTCCCATAGAATGTCCGATCAGATCGACCGTTTGCAAATTGTGGCTTTCACAATATTCAAGCACATCACTGACCATAGCCGCATAGCTAAACTCATCCGAATGAAAGCTCCTTCCATGATTTCGCAAATCCAGCATGTGAACCTCAAAACCCTGAGCCGCGAACTGCGTCCCTAATGTTTTCCAATTATCGGACATTCCCAGAAAACCATGCAAAATCAACAATGGCTTTCCCTGTCCTTCAATTCTTGAATAGAGCATGTTCTTTTATATTATATTAATTTATCCTTATAGTTCAGATCAAACTGGCATTTGTATTATTTCAGTCGGTGCAGGTAGCCATTAATTACATTATCCAATCCGAGATAGAGTGCTTCTGCAATTAAGGCATGCCCAATGGACACTTCCAACAGGCCAGGGACATTTTGTTTAAAAAACCGGATATTATCCAAACTCAGATCGTGCCCGGCATTTACCCCAAGCCCTAACGAAGTCGCTAAAGCTGCAGCTTCACTATACGGTAAAATTGCTTTTTGATTTCCCAAACCATATTGATGCGCAAAACTTTCGGTATACAGTTCTATCCTGTCTGCCCCTATTTCTTTTGCCCCTTCTACCATTGCAAGATCAGGATCTACAAAAACCGAAGTCCTGATATTATGCCTTTTGAATTCCTGAATAATTTCAGTTAGGAATGCTTTGTTTTTTACAGTATCCCAACCGGCATTGGATGTAATTGCATCATCAGCATCAGGAACAAGTGTTACCTGTTCGGGCTTCACTTCCAGGACGAGGTCAATAAATTTTAGCGCCGGATTTCCCTCAATATTAAATTCTGTATAGACAACCGATTTTAAATCACGGGCATCCTGGTACCGAATATGACGTTCGTCCGGACGGGGATGAATGGTGATTCCCTGCGCACCAAATTCCTGAATATCCGCTGCTACTTTTAGTAAATCAGGAACATTTCCACCCCTGGCATTTCGTAGTGTGGCAATTTTATTGATATTTACACTTAACTTTGTCATTTTTTCGTATATTATTTTAGATCAAAAAATTATTTCTCAGGAAGTCTTACGCAAAAATACAAAGTTAAACAGGTTGATTACTGCTAAATTTTGATTATTTTGCAATCAATTAGAGCGATACCATTATGACAGAAATTACTGATTACATCAACCAGGACTTTAAACCTATTGACAGCAGTGCCACTATCGAAACCATACAGGACTTCTTTAGTGATCTTGATTTTTCTCATTTCCCTGTCTTAGAAGAAGGTGTCTACCAGGGCAGCATTGCCGCTGAAGATGTAGAGACTTTCGATGCTGATAAAAAAGTAAGCGAATACCGCTACATTCTCGAAGGATTTCTTGTCCGCAATACTACAGCCTGGCTCGATGTACTGGAAGGTTTTGCCCGACACCACACGAATGTAATGCCTGTGTTGGATCAAAACAATACTTATTTAGGATATTATGAAATCAATGACATCATTAAGTTCCTCTATGAGACTCCTTTCCTAAAAGAACAAGGCGGTGTTATTGTCGTAGAAAAAGGAATATTAGATTTTTCCATGAGTGAAGTAGCGCAAATTATCGAAACTAACGGTGGGAAAATATTAGGGCTTTTTATTTCAAACAGTACTTCCGAAACTGTAGAGATTACTGTAAAGATCAGTATCGGCAGTATTAACGAGATCATACAGACTTTCAGAAGATATAATTATGATATTATCTCCGAGCACATGGAAGACAACTATATCAACAGCCTGAAGGAACGCTCCGACTATCTCGACAAATACCTGAACATTTAAAAAAAAAACAACTCCGCGTTGTACACACCTCTCCAATCTTATTAAAATGAAAGTTGCTATTTACGGATATTACCTTAGCGTCACAGAATCTATTTTAAATGAAATCCTGAGTTTTCTACAGGCTCATAATGTCGAATTTGTTTTTGAAAAAAAACTATACGATAATTTATCTGATGGTATCCTGCTGGCCAAAAACGCTGCAACTTTTTCTTCCAATAAAGACCTCGACAAAAGTTTTGACTTACTCATTAGTATTGGCGGTGATGGCACCATACTGCGGGCCGCTACATTTGTACGCGATTCCGGCATTCCTATCTTAGGGATTAATGCAGGACGACTGGGATTTCTGGCCACAGTACAAAAGGAAAATATCGAAAAATACCTGACCCTTGTTTTAGCAAAGGAATACACAACCTCTTCCAGGACGATACTGAATCTCAATCTTAGTCCCAAAAAACCAAATTTAAAAAATCTGAATTTTGCCCTAAACGAAGTTACCATCAATAGGAAAGATACCACTTCGATGATCTCCATAGAAACCTATTTAAATGGCGAATACCTGAATTCCTACTGGGCAGACGGACTCATCATCTCAACCCCTACCGGTTCTACCGGATATTCTTTGAGCTGTGGCGGCCCTGTGGTGACACCTGATGCCAAAGTACTCATCATTACGCCTATTGCACCGCACAACCTGAATGCCAGACCGTTGGTCATTCCTGAGAACACGGAAGTACGGCTAAAAGTTTCGGGCCGTGAAGAAAATTACCTTGTCTCGCTCGATTCCAGGATCAATACTGTAAGCAACGACACCATCCTGACGATAAAAAAAGCGCCTTTCAAAATCAATATGATTGAATTTAAGGATGAAAGTTTCCTAAAAACCATCCGAAATAAATTACTTTGGGGAGAAGACAAAAGAAATTAGGCTTTTTATGGGTACTCCTATACTATCTATAGTAAAACTTCCGTTAACTCTAAACTCACAGAAACACAGGACATAGTGTCTTTTAACTAAAAACCGGTTAATCTGCAGTAAGAATTATTATATTTGCACCCAATTTCCATCTAAATGACGAAGATTTTATCATTCCTTTTTTGCCTTGTTAGCTTTAGTTTTGCCAGTGCGCAAATCCACGAAATAGGAATTTTTGCCGGTGGTAGTAATTATGTAGGCGACGTAGGACCTACGACTTACATTGCCCCTAAAGATCTTGCAATAGGGCTTTTATACAAATGGAACAGAAGCCCACGCCATGCCTGGAGAGCCTCCTTCACCCAGGCCAATATCATTTCCAATGACATCGATTCCGAAGCGGCCAACCGTAACCAAAGAGGCTATAAGTTCAAAAATTCAATAAAAGAACTATCATTAGGGTTGGAATTTAATTTTTTTGACTTTAATTTGCATAATTCAGGATTCCTGATTACTCCCTATGTCTACACCGGCCTTAGCTATTTTAGTTACGACCAATTATATGTAATTGACGGCGAAACAAAAGTCAGCGATGACGACAAAAGTTTAGCCATACCAATGACAGTGGGGATTAAAGCAAGGATTTCTGATAATTTTGTACTCGGTGTTGAATCAGGAGTACGCTATACGTTTACCGATAATCTGGACGGTAGCAATCCGGATAACGATGCCTATAAAAGCTTGCGGTTTGGAAACCTCAATAGCAATGATTGGTACATTTTTACCGGATTTACATTAACCTATACCTTCGGTAACAAACCCTGTTATTGTTCATATTAAAGAAATGGATTTAAAAAATACGATTAATAAAGAGCGCTTACCCAAACACCTGGCCATTATTATGGACGGAAATGGCAGATGGGCCAAGCAACA
The Flavobacterium kingsejongi genome window above contains:
- the tig gene encoding trigger factor, translated to MNITKEQIDALNAVVTVNVAKEDYAPQVDKALQAYAKTANIPGFRKGAVPMSLIQKQYGKTVLLEEVNKVLQSSLNRYLAEEKLDILGNPLPKIDENFNWDAENFSFQFELGLAPEFKVDLDAKNKITHYKIVADDTLIDEQVARIQKQFGKLISKDAVEQEDDIRGVFSNEEKGINAEANITLDIFKDKKAAKKFIGKKVGDVVTLKTKGLFDDDHKLMDYLKVSHDDVHGLDVEVDFTIEEINTSEKAELNQELFDKLFGEGNVASLEELKAKIKEDAENQFATQADQKFLNDATEHLLSNTKFDLPSEFLKKWIQTVGEAPLTPEQAEAEYARSENGLRYQLIEGRVMADNNLQITFEDLKAFTSEVIKKQMVQFGQLNPTPEEVEGIVARVLSNQEEVKRLSEQVMSEKMLSLFKEKLKAKTKEVTYQNFIKESYGE
- a CDS encoding phage holin family protein, whose translation is MRLIIRILLSAVLVYVLANFLPGVVVDGFKTSVIVAIVLGLLNIFIKPILVLFTLPVTILTFGLFLLVINALIILLCAELVDGFHVNGWLTALLFSVILSVFQSILFSVTDEK
- a CDS encoding G-D-S-L family lipolytic protein, with product MKNKFIYLGLLAAGFVVSCQPEFDNDVTDGSYSAGEANFSTYVAVGNSLTSGYMDGTVSRVGQGYSFPNILAGQFRLVGGGEFTQPSYADDVNNRGGLLLGGTQIGATRLIIDASAGGPEPLAGLPTIEVSNLQAKAYNNMGVPGAKSFDLLVPGYGNLAGVANPYFVRHATSPTTTVLADALSKSPTFFTNWIGNNDVLAYATSGGTGVDQTGNPDFTSYGPDDITDPTAFAGVYTAITAQLTANGAKGVVATIPDVVSIPFFTTVPYNPITAALLASAGDPTGAGTVQALNTNLYGPLKQIFTAIGVGDRINLLSATQPNPLLIKDETLENKGAQIAAVAATIPQLAPLAAYLGATYGQARQATSNDLVLLTTRTVIGTTPADLPGAVPDDLKKFGITYPLEDQHILIASEKQAVADATAAYNAAIKSIAASKNLAVADMNAILAQLSSGLKVEDGQIYTSDYFSVASASTVLFSLDGVHPNARGYAVIANEVIKVINSFYKAHLPLVSAGNYPGATILPSN
- a CDS encoding OmpP1/FadL family transporter, giving the protein MRKLLSLSLMALATSSVFAGGYRVSLQGQKQLAMGHTGVAVVNSAESLFFNPAGISFLENKFNVSVGGNALFANVKFQNETYNWNAESKNVGTPFSVYATYKVTDWLSVGLAVYTPYGSAVDWDQDWQGSHLVNNIDLEAIYVQPTIAIKINDKMSIAGGPIFVTGHVKLNKNIDRSMSDENGNRTDVSIEAKGVTAWGWNAGLMFNPTDHLRIGFNYRSEITMEARGGDATFNDVPAYAQGTLTNTTFDANLPLPAEITVGLSYEFTNKLLVAFDYNRTQWGVYKDLTVQFHNAVGTSVNPRNYKDSNAYRFGAQYKATDKVVVRGGYYIDESPVQAGYFAPETPRNDSRGYTAGMTYQFNKRFGVDLSLLYLHFKQTNSSYDHFVEGGNEVSFGGTYKSAVFSPGVGITYGF
- a CDS encoding alpha/beta fold hydrolase; its protein translation is MLYSRIEGQGKPLLILHGFLGMSDNWKTLGTQFAAQGFEVHMLDLRNHGRSFHSDEFSYAAMVSDVLEYCESHNLQTVDLIGHSMGGKVVMFFATAYPEKVEKLIVADIGVKYYPPHHQDILEGLQAVDFSNSPDRGQIEETLKEYVSDFGTRQFLMKNVYRETPEKLAFRMNLPVLTAKIDSIGEALPEDAVFEKPTLFLRGDKSRYILDEDYEGIKYHFPNMEIKTVSNAGHWLHAENPKEFFEYSIAYLLAD
- a CDS encoding pyridoxine 5'-phosphate synthase; this encodes MTKLSVNINKIATLRNARGGNVPDLLKVAADIQEFGAQGITIHPRPDERHIRYQDARDLKSVVYTEFNIEGNPALKFIDLVLEVKPEQVTLVPDADDAITSNAGWDTVKNKAFLTEIIQEFKRHNIRTSVFVDPDLAMVEGAKEIGADRIELYTESFAHQYGLGNQKAILPYSEAAALATSLGLGVNAGHDLSLDNIRFFKQNVPGLLEVSIGHALIAEALYLGLDNVINGYLHRLK
- a CDS encoding CBS domain-containing protein encodes the protein MTEITDYINQDFKPIDSSATIETIQDFFSDLDFSHFPVLEEGVYQGSIAAEDVETFDADKKVSEYRYILEGFLVRNTTAWLDVLEGFARHHTNVMPVLDQNNTYLGYYEINDIIKFLYETPFLKEQGGVIVVEKGILDFSMSEVAQIIETNGGKILGLFISNSTSETVEITVKISIGSINEIIQTFRRYNYDIISEHMEDNYINSLKERSDYLDKYLNI
- a CDS encoding NAD kinase, with amino-acid sequence MKVAIYGYYLSVTESILNEILSFLQAHNVEFVFEKKLYDNLSDGILLAKNAATFSSNKDLDKSFDLLISIGGDGTILRAATFVRDSGIPILGINAGRLGFLATVQKENIEKYLTLVLAKEYTTSSRTILNLNLSPKKPNLKNLNFALNEVTINRKDTTSMISIETYLNGEYLNSYWADGLIISTPTGSTGYSLSCGGPVVTPDAKVLIITPIAPHNLNARPLVIPENTEVRLKVSGREENYLVSLDSRINTVSNDTILTIKKAPFKINMIEFKDESFLKTIRNKLLWGEDKRN
- a CDS encoding DUF6089 family protein is translated as MTKILSFLFCLVSFSFASAQIHEIGIFAGGSNYVGDVGPTTYIAPKDLAIGLLYKWNRSPRHAWRASFTQANIISNDIDSEAANRNQRGYKFKNSIKELSLGLEFNFFDFNLHNSGFLITPYVYTGLSYFSYDQLYVIDGETKVSDDDKSLAIPMTVGIKARISDNFVLGVESGVRYTFTDNLDGSNPDNDAYKSLRFGNLNSNDWYIFTGFTLTYTFGNKPCYCSY